Proteins from a genomic interval of Croceicoccus naphthovorans:
- the pgmG gene encoding phosphoglucomutase/phosphomannomutase PgmG has translation MTHKFHPTVLREYDIRGVIGETLGPDDARAIGRSFGTLLRRAGGKKVAIGYDGRVSSPILEHALCEGLTATGCDVVKVGLGPTPMLYYAEASAEDVDGGIQITGSHNPPNYNGFKMVFQGRPFFGADILEIGKIAEVGDWLDGSGSVESREIMGEYIERLLAPIVALDDVGKDRLSTLRIGWDAGNGAAGPAIEALVAKLPGEHFTLFTEVDGHFPNHHPDPTEEKNLADLRQLVADKNLDFGLAFDGDGDRIGAIDGEGRVIWGDQLLMIYAEDLLKLVPGATIIADVKASRALYDQIAEHGGKPLMWKTGHSLIKSKMKETGAPLAGEMSGHVFFAHEYYGFDDALYAGVRLLIASARLGRSVTELRGAMPDMINTPEMRFQVDESRKFAVIDEVKDRLKDSPDEVNSTDGVRVTNDDGWWLLRASNTQDVLVARAESDSEAGLARLMEQIDGQLALSGLERGPQAAH, from the coding sequence ATGACGCACAAGTTCCACCCCACCGTTCTGCGCGAATACGACATCCGGGGGGTCATCGGCGAAACTCTGGGTCCAGACGATGCGCGCGCCATCGGCCGCAGTTTCGGCACGCTGCTGCGCCGTGCGGGCGGCAAGAAAGTGGCGATCGGTTATGACGGCCGCGTTTCCTCGCCCATCCTTGAACACGCGCTGTGCGAAGGGCTGACCGCGACGGGTTGCGACGTGGTCAAGGTCGGCCTCGGCCCCACGCCGATGCTGTATTATGCAGAGGCGTCAGCCGAAGATGTGGATGGCGGCATTCAGATAACTGGCAGCCACAATCCCCCCAATTACAATGGCTTCAAAATGGTATTTCAGGGTCGGCCGTTCTTCGGGGCCGACATCCTCGAAATCGGCAAGATCGCCGAAGTCGGCGATTGGCTCGACGGAAGTGGTTCGGTCGAGAGCCGCGAGATCATGGGCGAGTATATCGAGCGCCTGCTGGCCCCCATCGTCGCCCTCGACGACGTGGGCAAGGATCGGCTCTCCACTCTTCGGATCGGGTGGGACGCGGGGAACGGCGCGGCGGGGCCGGCCATCGAAGCGCTCGTCGCCAAGCTGCCAGGTGAACACTTTACCCTCTTTACCGAAGTCGACGGACATTTTCCCAATCACCATCCCGATCCAACCGAGGAGAAGAATCTGGCCGACCTGCGCCAGCTTGTCGCGGACAAGAACCTCGACTTCGGACTGGCTTTCGACGGGGATGGCGACCGGATCGGCGCGATCGATGGCGAAGGGCGGGTCATTTGGGGCGATCAGCTCCTGATGATCTATGCAGAGGACCTGCTGAAACTGGTCCCCGGTGCCACCATCATAGCGGACGTGAAGGCCAGCCGGGCGCTGTACGACCAGATTGCCGAGCACGGCGGCAAGCCGCTGATGTGGAAGACGGGCCACTCGCTGATTAAGTCCAAAATGAAGGAGACTGGCGCGCCGCTGGCCGGCGAGATGAGCGGCCACGTGTTCTTCGCGCACGAATACTACGGTTTCGACGACGCGCTCTATGCAGGGGTGCGCCTGCTGATCGCCAGCGCGCGGTTGGGCCGGTCGGTAACGGAACTGCGCGGGGCGATGCCCGACATGATCAACACGCCGGAAATGCGCTTTCAGGTGGACGAAAGCCGCAAGTTCGCGGTGATCGACGAGGTGAAGGACCGCCTGAAGGACAGCCCGGACGAGGTGAACAGCACCGATGGCGTGCGTGTCACCAATGACGACGGCTGGTGGCTGCTGCGTGCTTCCAACACGCAGGATGTGCTGGTCGCGCGGGCCGAGAGCGATAGCGAGGCCGGTCTTGCCCGCCTGATGGAGCAGATCGACGGGCAACTGGCGCTGTCGGGGCTGGAACGGGGGCCGCAAGCCGCGCACTGA